The nucleotide sequence GTTGACAAGCCACAGGAAGAAATTGTTGAGAATGGCGAACATTTGAGGCACTTAATTGGAATTGTGAAGGTAATGTGTTAATTTAAGTTCATTGCAAATTGTAAGGTGTTTGTCCAAAACTTGAGATGATTTGTTGAATTGATGGAGTACAATTGTTGTTCCAATGAACAAATGTGGTGTTAACTATCTGATTGTAATTGTGTTTCCTAAGCTACTGGCAGTAACTTCTTATCATCCAGTGAACATATTTTCCCATTTGAATGAGAATTGGTGGCAAAATGTTAAAACCTTTCTGCATTGCATAAGATGATCCGTGCatcatattttctgttttgtatgATCTAATTGTAAAGTTGTCTTTGCAGCTCAAAGGCAAGTGGGAGAAACTGCCCTAAATGATAAAAGCTCAAGATCGCATCGTATAATAAGGCTGGTTTACATgatgaatttatatttttttaaatgtttcatGAAAGGTTGACTCTTATATAGTGCTTTATGAAGACCGTATTATTAGCTTGTCATCCTCCTTTATTTTCGGTTCTTCCTTTCTTGAGTTGGAAACTTGGGTTACACATTTTTAAGTTGAGTCAAGTTTCCTCTGCAGAACAATGTTAATGTGGCAGCCATAAGCCATCATGCATACAAGCATTATTTTACTCAAGCATGCATTAGGGTAAAATCaccaatttgtttatttttttccagACCATAGAAAGCAGCCTCCGGAAGAGTTCAGGGTCTGTGAGGGCTTTTGGAGCGAGTTTGGTAATGTTTATCCTCACTCAGGTTTTTTGGTAGTAAACAAGAACGAAATTTTCTTCCATGGGTTTTTACTAGAATTCTGGATATCTGCAGAACCTTGTGGACCTTGCTGGAAGTGAACGTGCCTCCCAAACAAATGCAGATGGTGAAAGATTGAAGAAAGGCAGTCACATTAACCGTAGCTTGTTGACACTCACAACCGTTATCAGGAAGCTAAGGTAAAGCTGTTGTCAAAATGTTGATGACTTAGAGCATCTGTAGCTCTTGTTCCTTTAGTTTTGTGCTATATGTTCATGTTCAACTTATCCGAATCCTGCCTTTTGCTTTGGTGGAAACAAAAACCTTGAACTTATTTGCATTTTAGCATGGAAAGCTCCAATCTACGCAAACAGACACAAATGCATGAAATTACATGGTACTCATCTGTGAGCATGAAAGTCCATGCTCAGCAGTggtatataaaaaagaaaagtactTTTTTTTGCGATAATAATGGAAAATTCCTGCATTGTAATTTGTTGAAAATGTAAGTGCATGCAAGCTATCTAATAAGGCTTTCTTTCACAGCGGTGGAAAAAGAAGTGGTCACATACCATATAGGGATTCAAAACTTACTCGACTACTGCAGTCTTCACTTGGGGGAAATGCTCGGACAGCCATTATATGCACCATTAGCCCAGCCTTGAGTCATGTAGAGCAAACAAGGAACACACTCTCGTCCAGAGAGAAATGCTGACAGCGGACGAGAGAGAAATGCTGTACGTGAAATGGGTGATTCCGTCCGGAGGGAAACAGAGTAGGCTGCAGCTGGTGAACAAGTTGTGGACAGACCCCCATAACATGCAAAACGTGCAGGAAAGCGCTGAAGTTGTTGCGAAGCTGGTAGGCTTCTGAAAATCGGGTGAGCACATTAGCAAGGGGATGTTTGAACTGAATTACCCGTCGGATAAGAAGACGTGGATGGGGTGGAACTTGATATCAAATCCTTTGATTCTGTAAACAAGAACTCAAGTGGTTTCTGTTCACTGTTGTTGCAAATGAAGGTTTTGTTGTATACATTTTTGTCACGGTCAGGAATTGCCATGTATGTATTACTTTGATGCAATGAATGTAAAGGGTTATTTTACTCCTTCTGTTCTGTATGTCACTTGGGCTCATGAATTCGAACACATGATTCCGGGTGTGAAATTAAACGTTTTTTCAATCGTGTTGCTTTATTTgaaaaatcaaatgagaaaTAATATTAGAAATACGATCAATATATATAAATTGCAACCCTACGAAGCTGTGATTGGCTTTAGGCTTTTTATGTGCAGTTTAGACtcgttttcaagcttttttcattagtttttcataaaaataagtgtcgcaaatcaatataaTCCTTTCGCTACAattcagtaaaaaaaaattgttatgtgctgatgtggatttgataattaattaaaaagttgtctaaatacATTTTTGcacaatagaattttttttcttcttatagcAAGACCAACTCTGAAGAGAAatcccttccataaattctcaaaggcacaaggcttaaccaaggcctaagatggggtttgaaaatacttttcaaccaacaatagacgCAATTtggttataacctcattatctcaaggcagaccTCGCCGTTCTTTGAGTCGTCAAACCACCAGGGAAGCGCCAAACAAGCTCttaagattaaggttgtgaggatgttgatgaTGTAAATGTTAATGATGATGTCCTAGAAGTCGTTGACAATTACCCAAGTCGTCACTAAAGGTGATCTCAATCCAGGTTCAATTCGGTGAAGGGTGTTGAAGCGTGTAAAGATGAGtgtattgagtttttttttttttttttttttttttttttttttttttttttttttttttttttttttttagagaatagacatCGAATCAAGTAGATGAATGTGGATTAGGATCAAATGTGATTGCAGGACTGGGTTTTTGGGTTCACAATTTTTTATAAACTATTAAATCATTAAACTTATttgtaatttgtttaatttaattaggtttgtatgatccatttatgtgtcacatcaggatataacaatatttttgacagaattgtgacgAAATGCTACATTGATTTGGGACACTTACTTgtgggactacattgatcaattttcaatttcacggaccattttgatgttatAGGTcgatttcaaggaccattttgatgttgcgggtcaatttcaaggaccatttgtgagaaaaaatgACTTATGCGAcctatttatgtgccacatcgttacttaacggaatttttaacagaattgtaacGGAAGGATCACATTGATTTgtaacacctattttcagggagcacatttaattgattttcaatttcagagaccattttgatgGTGATGATCAATTTCAGGAacaatttgtgataaaaacccaataAGGAATTtcccaaacaaaaaaagggaAGTAAGGGGTATATGAGTAATTTGACATGTTTTCAATCGCAAACGCAGGAGGACTCTAGACGAGAGCAAGTGAAGCCGTGAGCCCTTTCTCCCTTtgctccctccctcccttcgTTTTATTTCGTATCGAAGTAGAACGACGATACAAAATTCAGAGAGACAGATTCTTTCGAATAAtcgaagcaaaaaaaaaatcaaataaataaatcggAGAATAATGGGAAGAGAGGTTCcacagcaacagcagcagcagcaggtgGCGCTCGCGGTGGAGCAGCTGCTCGCCGTGAATCCGTACAACCCTGACATCCTTCCCGATCTCGAAAACTACGTCAACGAGCAGGTCTGTATCTGTATCTGTATCTCtatctctgtctctgtctctgtctcttgATTGATGGAAACCGATACTTGGGTTTGATTAATTTCCATTGAATGACTGGGCGATTTGCTTGTTTTTTAGGTTTCTTCGCAAACCTACAGTCTCGATGCCAATCTCTGCCTTCTTCGCCTCTATCAGGTAATTTGAGAATTGGGATTTTTAATTatagttgttttttgttttagaatTAGTGCGAAAGTGAATtctttttaattggtttatgctTTGCAATCCATAATTTACTGCAAAGATGAAtgctttttaattgttttttttttttttaggattcataatttactgaaaagcggatttttagttggtttttgttttggattgTATAATTTACTGCAAATTCTTTAGTTGGTTTTTGTTTTAGACTGTATGATTTACTGCAAAGCTGAATTCTTTGTAATTTGTTGTTggattttgttttaaattgtaTGATTTACTGCAAAGCCGAATTCTTTGTAATTGGTTTTCGATTTTCGATTCTATAATTTTGCTTGCCAAGCTTTATTCTGTTTAATTggcatttgtttttttattctgtAATTTACTACCAAACTGAACTTTGTCGTTTTTTTTTCGCTTGGGGTGCAGTTTGAGCAGGACCGAATGAGCACCCAAATTGTTGCCCGCATCTTGGTTAAGGTCTGTATGAATCTCGTTCTTTAAAACCTTTCTTTTAGTTGTAATTAAGAAGGGTGTTTAATGTTTATGAGTGCTAATTGATGTGCAGGCACTGATGGCAATGCCCTCTCCTGATTTCAGCCTCTGCCTCTTCTTAATTCCCGAAAGAGTGGTATAGTTCTCTCATTCGTTTCCTCCTCCTCACAATGTCATTATTTTTGTTCACGTGTGATGGAGGTTCAAATAGATTGTGCAGCGTGTGTCTGTGAGTCAAAATTGCAGAATGGTTTTCAAGTTCCTTGTTTATTCAGCTCTTATTAGTTTCTGGTTCTCTGTGTTTATCATCTCAGAGAATTCCAGTATCAATGAGATATTTCGGGATATGGAATGTTATTCTGCTTCTTTGGCCATTGAATATTATTCAGTTAATTCCCTCTTTTGTTTGCTCTAATTCTTTATCAGCAAATGGAGGAGCAGTTCAAGACGCTAATTGTTCTATCTCACTACTTGGAGGTATGTTTCTCTATGTAGTGTTTGCATTCGGGTCCTCATTACTCATGCATAGCTTATAAACCTACTCATTTCCTTGCAGACTGGACGATTCACTCAATTCTGGGATGAAGCATCCAAGAATCGTCACATAGTTGAAGCTGTTCCAGGTATTTTATAGattatagatatatatatatatatatattttttttttccgtgagATATATGGTTTCGATTTACAGAATTGTTATGGATTTTGTCTTGCTACTGGTTTTTTGTCTATCATCTTTCTTTCATATTATATGGAATGTTGTGTGTTACGCATGGACTTACAAAAGAATTGGCTGCAGGTTTTGAGCAAGGAATCCAAGACTATGCAGTTCATGTTCTTTCCTTGACTTACCAGAGGGTTCCCAGATCTGTGCTTGCTGaggtatattttttatattttatacatATTCCGCAAAGTGTTTAGGACTTCAACGCTTCAATCCAACCAGGGGAGGGGCATTGAATTTTTTATGTTGGGCTCTGCAAAACGTGTAATCAATTGTGCTGTCACAGGCTATCAACATCGAAGGTTTAGCCCTGGACAAATTCCTTGAGCACCACGTAGCTAATAGCGGTTGGATTCTGGAGAAAGGTCAAGGCAGGGGTCAGCTCATTGTCCTACCTCGAAATGAATTTAACCATCCTGAGCTGAAGAAAAACACTGACGATGGCATCCCATTAGAGCACGTGGCTCGCATCTTCCCCATTCTTGGTTGATCATCGTATCCGCTGATCTCTGTGCTTATGGAGACTCTTGCCATATTTTGAGCACAAACTTCAGCATTCTGAGACCAGCTGCAGCTCTAACTTTTACGATTACATGGCTCAGTTGCTTCATTCCGTCTTCGGTAGCTTTGGTTTATTCTGTCCGAGACTTTTGAGTTTTATGTCGAAAACTAGACGGCTGCTTATCCGCGGGATTTCTTGACTGTAATTTTATTGAAGCTATCAATTTTCTTATTCGAAAACTTTTCCGAGGCACGACAAAACCTACTCCTCTCCCTCCATTCTATTCTTCCTTTTCGCGGTTTTCGATCGCTTAGATTGATCGCTGTTTCTTCTCAGTCTCGACCGGCTCTTAGGGTTCCTTGATCATAAAAGAACAGacattttagccaaaatggtctttTGAGATTGAAATCGATAGAATGGTTATTAAGTTTGTCTaccattaattattttggtctTCAGttaatatttgttaaaaaagaaacaaaataacaaaaacacatgatataataaataatagatCAAAATAATTTGACAGGCGGTGAAgatattttgtcttttttttcttatttaatgaaaatttttcactaaaaaaccaaaataattgacggtGAATAAACTCAGAGAACAACTCTATCGAATTTAAATCTTAAGAACCAAATTAAGAAGTTATGTTAATATTAGAcatcattttgactaaaaagctcagaacaaataaaatttcccgcATGTTATTTGCCCGCTATTgtacaaacaatattataaaTCAAGCCTCGAGTACAAAATAAACGCTCTCAATCAAAACTAGGATTAATTAAATGGTGAAACTTTTATTTGGCCAAATTGGACAACTTATTGAATGAATATTTTACAGTGAATCTTTATATCAA is from Pyrus communis chromosome 10, drPyrComm1.1, whole genome shotgun sequence and encodes:
- the LOC137747171 gene encoding eukaryotic translation initiation factor 3 subunit K-like, with protein sequence MGREVPQQQQQQQVALAVEQLLAVNPYNPDILPDLENYVNEQVSSQTYSLDANLCLLRLYQFEQDRMSTQIVARILVKALMAMPSPDFSLCLFLIPERVQMEEQFKTLIVLSHYLETGRFTQFWDEASKNRHIVEAVPGFEQGIQDYAVHVLSLTYQRVPRSVLAEAINIEGLALDKFLEHHVANSGWILEKGQGRGQLIVLPRNEFNHPELKKNTDDGIPLEHVARIFPILG